attttgggaaaatccaccggaaaggtaggaaatctcaaatctgtatgtcaaaaatacaacagtggcgcaacagtgcattatattatattggttgctattggttaatcgggcatgtttgttgatttcatgtaatataaaaataactcgcagaatgtgttgctaagcgcaataattctactgtacgcgtgttgtgactgaactcctcctaaatggttagaccgatttgaatgaatttttttgtatgcgtttgcgtttattcatctgattttagtacggttaagttaggttaggattttgtattaattgattatattaatccaccataggtaaaatacgacaaacttggtataactttgatactttagagttaaatcataactaacgtataggtacatacagcacggtgtcagcgatctaccgcaggtagattgcctacctgataatgtactgctgtgaatcagaatttttattccgggcaacggaaaagttaagattaattttgaaaccatacaccgaatattaaataaagtttgagtcacatatagttggtacacttaggtaatgggcaacgaagtgcacgggttcagctagtataatatatattattagataatcactaaaatgttcaaatcaccCTAGTCCTTATATTATTTCCAAGCCTTAATTAAGATAAATTAGGGACTTgggcaaattaataatatatcaattttccATATACTATAGAAAACCTATACTTCCCGCCAAGGGCCTGGGTCCATGCCCTCCCTGGCCCCCCTTAAAATCTGGGCCATCAGCTGGTCATCCGGGCTTGTATATTCCAAATTCTTTATCATGGgcttattatccttagtacacattataattaaattagatactcaataattatttgttcgagTTTTCATTCTAATAcgtctaaataatttacagtaaaaaagggggaatcatcatttgaaaaacagaagtttgtaggACACGGAGTCTGAGACCTGTGTGTATGCActacacaagtacacaactacacaagtacacaattacacaagtacctatactactttttgttataaaaaccctcaagaattttaaaatatgatcttaGTAGTTAGAacataacctatatattttaaaagcccAAAAGTCAAATAAGcgattgaaataataaactgtttgaataactgcattaagtataaaagaaaaaagtggATGAGCTGGCATACCTAGTGAATCACGCTGTAAGGCAGTATAATGTGCAGTAATTCACTTTTATTCTACGTAAGTATTACAACTCATATTTTgtcacctacctatatatattattatttagtacttttgtattttgtaagcaattatacaataatagccTATGTCGTACACTATACATGTATTCTTTggatttactataggtacataattttaattttcaccgGTTCAGCCgtttttattaggtatctacCTGCTATTTTGAGAGCGGTACGAGTTTAtttataacatgtattatattctataaattataaactagtaaagtattaattataaatgtttgatcGAATTGATTGCCtcaattattttgtcattagaCATTATCATATGAAATGAATATTATCAGCGTTTTCGATAGACGTGAATTATACGTGAACCTTTATGGTtacttttatcattttataggtCCTCAAATGGAAAATCCCGAATTGTATGAAAAATTGTTGTCCTTGGTATTTGTTTGttctgtaggtattattattacgttatagtAGCAGACACTGCTATTATAGTGCCTATACTAGACAGTTGCACACTGCACAGTAACAGTAGTGCAGTTACCATAGTCATGACGCTGGTCAATAGTTCGCAAACCTTTTTACACATGgtttctacaatattattatgaattaattatgatttatcatgtcctctgaatattaatatattaacaaataataagtattaatcacattttatattccatagtatataatttaaacacatattatatcgccgaacttttattttattttcttcagaGATGAATCATATTAACAGTGCAAAAGTAAGTTTACCTATTTACTAAATTAGCTATTAACTTCTGTGTAAAAAACCCTATCCAAAGCTCaagttttctatattataatataatatgtatattattattatataattatatacttattatagtgccaaactcaaaatatatattacagataATGTACAGATAATTACCTAGATGAATAATGTTCATCTTGTTAGCTATGGTTTTAATCGGGGAGTGCCCCAATTGCCATCCTCAAAACCTCCACTGATGTATAGTTGTATAAGTTTACACTATACCGTAGACatgtttaaaacttttaacgctttatcagtaaaatgttttgttattccTTTGAAAACTTAGTAGgtgtactatatagtatatatataatattttctgattaCCTTCTTAAAGATTTCgctctatttaattattttgatttgatttataaaCAAGAGAAAgtttaattctattttaatttttagtaggtaaataaaattataatcaatatgaaACAACAATGTACATGCACTATTTACCTACCTTtgaataagttatttaattatatatttttaatactgataatattttaggtaaacATGGTGCCCATATTCAAGTATGAATGTTTTGAAGATCCATTACCAAATCCAAACAGCAAGAAGATTAAGTATAAAAGCTTTAAACTTTCACAAAATCGCTTTAATGAGAAAAAATTGCCTGTATTTGATTCAATGTTTCAAAttagttacaacaaaaacatttgCACAACAAGTACTGTACAAaattttatgtcattatataataaagtaaataaattacaaaaagatTACACACCCTTGCACTTAGCTATCGAAATGGGTAATTTTCActtgattcaatttttattaagacTTCCCACGATCAATGTCAATACTTTTACGGGTACCGGTTTCACAGGACTTCATATGGCTATTAAGTCTGAAAATTTAACTATTGTCAAATATTTATGCGAGTATTCGGATATTGATTTAGAAGCAACATCAAATAGTGTTGGTACACCACTGATTTATGCTACGTTAATTTCAACtccaataattttgaaaacattaattgATTATGGCGCTGATGTAAATAAGACATTTACAGCAGACTGTTTGAATTCTTTGATGTTAGCTATTCATAATCATAAAAACGAACACAGTTGGATATTGGCTGAAAGTGGTATTTGCCCTTTACACACAGATGTAAAAAAATGGAATGCCTTACATTATGCTGCTATATTTAAAGCTTCTACTGAATTACTgcaaaaattaatagaaataggTTGTGACCAAAATGGTATTACTCGAGAGGGCATGACACCTTTACACCATGCAGTTATTTCTGGAAGTATTGATTCTGTTCAAATACTTGTGATGAAAGCAGACATTCATATAACAGATGAAAATGGACTTACTGCTTTACATTATGCTGCATATCAAGGACATTgggaaattgtaaaaatattgttagctGCTGGTTCTAGACCaaataagaaaacaaatagCAAAGTAACACCTTTACATTTTGCAGCCAAACACGATCGGTTTTTAGTGGTAGAGGAACTATTAAAGTGCTATGTTGATGTTAATGCTGTTACTATGCAATGCAATACACCATTGCATTATGCGGCTTGTAATGGAAATGAAAAAATGGTTGAAGTTTTATTGAAACACGGAGCCGATCCAAATATTCCAAACAAAGACAATGATTTGCCTATACACCTTGCTTGTTTACGTGGTGCTATTGATGCTGTAAAGTTATTATGTTTGAATACATCAAATATGGATTGtcgaaacaaaaacaatatgtcACCATTACACAATGCTGTATTAAGTACTAATGAAAAgttaataaagtttttattgaataaatataaatttagtattgATACTGATTTGTTTAGTGTGGCTTTACGTTCCGGAAACatacacataattaaaattataattgataaaactaATGAATCAATATTAAAGGATGAAGTATTTTGGTTTAAGATAATTGGTTTTACTGGATCTCtagaaataattaagttatttgttAAACGTGTTCAACCACCTATTTCAGTTATATCAAGTCTAGTAGGATATGCCACACATTTAGGTCATTGTGACATTGCCCGATTCTTACTAGAATATGTTGGAACATGGGATGATCTTCTTGATGGAGAAGGAAATACAGCATTATACTAcgcaatacataaaaatgatacagaATTAGTTCGCTTACTGATAGAAAAAGGTTCAAATGTGAATCACATAAATGATGctggtattacattattacaatctGCGTCAAAAAATGCTAATACGGAAATTGTGAAGTTGTTATTGAAGAATTGGACTACATGTTACAATTCGAATAACGAGactatcttataatatattactatttccttcacatattataacatattgattatttggacaaaaaaagtaatattttattttaaaattatataccttaagttattttatatttaaactatttttagacTAGAAACAAACAACTTAAtaagtaattcattttattcattttatgagatattttttaaagaacatttaataatactatttatttgaaaCTAACTAATGTTTATGTGATgaaatttttgtgtttattattatatatatatatttcttttttacacTGGATTGTCTCATCATAGAGTattgtttcaatattaattattttttatgagcattttttttaacattcaaataattgaaattgtaagaaaattattttttgatttaaaatgtattattaattatagtaactTATTGAAGTATCAATTATTAGTAACACAGAACAttggtacataattttaaaaaatggctggcaattttgttttttgtttactaaaatgttgacttactgatttatttaataattttttctttgttttatatatacctctaaaataattttttccaagtataaaatatttcaattaaattataaacttttgtaTAGAAAGGATTATACATATaagctgtatttttttttcagtataatGTTTTATGCTATGTGCTTaaactgattaaaaataaaagaagtatTCAATTGTATAGAGTATATTTTGCATTATGTTAATTCATTTCTGTAAttgatgtgttattttttttgtctattattattttttcaggtGGAAGAAGTGATCTTATAGTCTCATATAATAGTCCTatgttttaaatctaaaatattggtGCTTTACAGGTTGATAATTTTACCacaaaatgattgaaaaattactataaaaccAGAAGGTTTACAAACTCCAGACACCAAAGGTGTTCTTCATGATCAGCtgtagaatgaaaaaaaaaatgtacacaactaaaattaataagtgaTTCCGtactaaattatgaatattatcacATGCCAAATTCCAACAAATTTAATCGATTTAAGAATGTAgtgtttaatttttgaaatatgtatttttttttatgctctgaactttatcaacataatttttatattattctaattattattcaaaactaataatttaattatatgaatattcatactttttttgaaaaattataatttattgaaaaaattaactggGGTACTCTGCTATATAGTTGGCGTAATTGTGGGGGGAGAGACTTGGAGGAACTTAGCctttaaat
This portion of the Acyrthosiphon pisum isolate AL4f chromosome A1, pea_aphid_22Mar2018_4r6ur, whole genome shotgun sequence genome encodes:
- the LOC100571653 gene encoding uncharacterized protein LOC100571653 is translated as MNHINSAKVNMVPIFKYECFEDPLPNPNSKKIKYKSFKLSQNRFNEKKLPVFDSMFQISYNKNICTTSTVQNFMSLYNKVNKLQKDYTPLHLAIEMGNFHLIQFLLRLPTINVNTFTGTGFTGLHMAIKSENLTIVKYLCEYSDIDLEATSNSVGTPLIYATLISTPIILKTLIDYGADVNKTFTADCLNSLMLAIHNHKNEHSWILAESGICPLHTDVKKWNALHYAAIFKASTELLQKLIEIGCDQNGITREGMTPLHHAVISGSIDSVQILVMKADIHITDENGLTALHYAAYQGHWEIVKILLAAGSRPNKKTNSKVTPLHFAAKHDRFLVVEELLKCYVDVNAVTMQCNTPLHYAACNGNEKMVEVLLKHGADPNIPNKDNDLPIHLACLRGAIDAVKLLCLNTSNMDCRNKNNMSPLHNAVLSTNEKLIKFLLNKYKFSIDTDLFSVALRSGNIHIIKIIIDKTNESILKDEVFWFKIIGFTGSLEIIKLFVKRVQPPISVISSLVGYATHLGHCDIARFLLEYVGTWDDLLDGEGNTALYYAIHKNDTELVRLLIEKGSNVNHINDAGITLLQSASKNANTEIVKLLLKNWTTCYNSNNETIL